DNA from Saliniramus fredricksonii:
TCACTGACGCGGGCGGCGGCCCCGCTCGCTCAATCGGGAAATCCGCAATGCGCCGCCGGCATTGCAGAGCAGGTCAGCCGACCCGCAGGCCCGGACCGGATCAGAAATCCAGACCACCTTCGCGCGCGGCATCAGCCAGGGCCTTGACGCGCCCGTGATACATATAGCCCGAACGATCGAACACGACCTTCGAGACACCGGCCGCCTTGGCGCGCTCGGCGACGAGCTTGCCGACTTCGGCTGCGGCGTCCTTGTCGCCACCGGTCTTGAGCTTCTCGCGCATGTCCTTCTCCAGGGAGGAGGCGGCGGCGAGGGTGTGGCCCTTGTCGTCGTCGATCACCTGGGCATAGATCTGCTTCGACGAGCGGAAGACCGAAAGACGCGGACGCCCGTAGGCGACCTTCTTGACCGCGCGGCGGACGCGAGCCTTACGGCGGCCCGCCGTATCCAACTTCTTCGTCATGACCCGCGCTCCTTACTTCTTCTTGCCTTCCTTGCGGAAGATGAATTCGTCGGCATAGCGCACGCCCTTGCCCTTGTAGGGCTCAGGTGGGCGCCATTCGCGGATCTCCGCCGCGATCTGGCCGACGCGTTGCTTCTCCATGCCCGTCACGACGATTTCCGTCGGCTTGGGCGTGGTGATCTGGATGTCGGACGGAATCGGGAATTCCACATCGTGGCTGTATCCCAGCGACAGTTTCAGGGTGCTGCCCTGAACCGCTGCACGGTAACCGACGCCCGTGATTTCGAGCTTCTTCTCAAAACCCTTGGAGACCCCGTCGGCGATGCTCTGGAGCATCGCGCGTGAAAGGCCCCACTTCGAGCGCGCCACCT
Protein-coding regions in this window:
- the rplR gene encoding 50S ribosomal protein L18: MTKKLDTAGRRKARVRRAVKKVAYGRPRLSVFRSSKQIYAQVIDDDKGHTLAAASSLEKDMREKLKTGGDKDAAAEVGKLVAERAKAAGVSKVVFDRSGYMYHGRVKALADAAREGGLDF
- the rplF gene encoding 50S ribosomal protein L6: MSRVGKKPVAVPSGVTASVDGQIVKMKGAKGEMSFTVPEEVSVAFADGSVTVAPRMETKVARSKWGLSRAMLQSIADGVSKGFEKKLEITGVGYRAAVQGSTLKLSLGYSHDVEFPIPSDIQITTPKPTEIVVTGMEKQRVGQIAAEIREWRPPEPYKGKGVRYADEFIFRKEGKKK